In Pseudomonas sp. R76, one genomic interval encodes:
- a CDS encoding response regulator: MNAASAPFRQQILLVDDEEDALDELAESLENEGFVCFTATSVTYALQELTLNPDIALVITDLRMPEESGISLIKRLREHTARQHLPVIVMSGHAEMDDVSDMLRLQVLDLFRKPIYLVRLIDTLNSLFPQKKTHL; the protein is encoded by the coding sequence ATGAATGCTGCATCCGCACCTTTTCGCCAACAAATCCTGTTGGTGGACGACGAAGAAGATGCCCTCGACGAACTGGCGGAGTCGCTGGAGAACGAGGGCTTCGTTTGTTTTACCGCCACCTCCGTCACCTACGCGCTGCAGGAGCTGACCCTGAACCCCGACATCGCGCTGGTCATCACTGACCTGCGCATGCCCGAGGAAAGCGGCATCTCCCTGATCAAACGCCTGCGTGAACACACCGCCCGCCAACACTTGCCGGTGATCGTGATGTCGGGTCATGCCGAGATGGATGATGTGAGCGATATGCTGCGCCTGCAGGTACTGGACCTGTTTCGCAAGCCCATCTACCTGGTGCGGTTGATTGATACGCTCAACAGCCTGTTTCCACAGAAAAAGACTCACCTGTAG
- a CDS encoding Flp family type IVb pilin: MILDLLMRCCVQLQLLFRRKDGATAIEYLILVAIVALVILAAGTTLSPQITALFAKITTAITT, from the coding sequence ATGATCCTTGATCTGTTGATGAGATGTTGTGTTCAGCTGCAACTGCTGTTTCGTCGTAAAGACGGTGCAACGGCGATTGAGTACCTCATACTCGTGGCAATTGTAGCGCTGGTGATACTGGCAGCAGGGACTACGCTGTCGCCACAGATCACCGCCTTGTTTGCGAAGATAACGACCGCCATCACCACGTGA
- the cpaB gene encoding Flp pilus assembly protein CpaB, with protein MNTRLSMILAGVLLVGALFAGYWGLVLSREPAAAPPPPPQTAPAEKAVAVVEDQTRQPVVVLAHDVPPFVALNAADLTVEKLRTVPAGSMTSVDQAIGRTPWRALQAGTWLNEESFTPGGPLARMIRPDERALAVAVDEVIGAAGQLSPGDYVDVLLYLRQDTANLEQSAQVVVPAMRLLSVGDQLGLTNDGTPASPPAMTAEEKAQRRAPSRTVVLAVPEQLLSRLMLASQAGTLRLAVRSSDERLLSHYWAGESDTPAKLQSANRDLYQFTQLAFAQAPKKVAQSAPRRTGVEVIRGNQATQTTPD; from the coding sequence ATGAACACGCGTCTGAGCATGATACTGGCCGGTGTGCTTTTGGTCGGCGCGCTGTTTGCCGGTTATTGGGGCTTGGTACTCAGCCGTGAGCCCGCTGCGGCACCACCGCCACCGCCACAAACCGCTCCTGCCGAAAAAGCCGTCGCCGTGGTTGAAGACCAGACCCGCCAACCGGTGGTGGTGCTGGCCCATGATGTGCCGCCCTTTGTTGCCCTGAATGCCGCTGACCTTACCGTAGAAAAATTGCGCACCGTGCCCGCCGGCAGCATGACCAGTGTTGACCAGGCCATCGGCCGCACCCCGTGGCGTGCGCTGCAGGCGGGCACCTGGCTCAACGAGGAAAGTTTCACCCCCGGCGGCCCGCTGGCACGCATGATTCGCCCGGATGAACGCGCCCTGGCCGTTGCCGTCGATGAAGTGATCGGCGCCGCCGGCCAGTTGAGCCCCGGCGACTATGTGGACGTGCTGCTGTACCTGCGCCAAGACACCGCCAACCTCGAACAATCGGCCCAAGTGGTGGTCCCCGCCATGCGCCTGCTCAGCGTCGGCGACCAACTGGGCCTGACCAACGACGGCACCCCTGCTTCCCCGCCCGCCATGACCGCCGAAGAAAAAGCCCAACGCCGCGCGCCCTCCCGCACCGTGGTGCTGGCGGTGCCCGAGCAACTGCTGAGCCGGTTGATGCTCGCCTCCCAGGCCGGCACCTTGCGCCTGGCCGTGCGCAGCAGCGACGAACGCCTGTTGAGCCACTACTGGGCCGGCGAAAGCGATACGCCGGCCAAGCTGCAAAGCGCCAACCGTGACCTCTACCAATTCACCCAGCTGGCCTTCGCCCAAGCCCCGAAAAAAGTCGCTCAGAGCGCACCGCGCCGCACCGGTGTCGAGGTGATACGCGGCAACCAAGCAACCCAAACAACGCCCGACTGA
- a CDS encoding Flp family type IVb pilin, with protein MILDFLIRLHVQLQLLFQRKDGATAIEYLILVAIVALVILAAGTTLKPQITAFFTKITTAVTPP; from the coding sequence ATGATTCTTGATTTCCTGATTAGACTTCACGTCCAACTGCAGTTGCTTTTTCAGCGCAAAGACGGCGCGACGGCAATTGAATATCTCATTCTTGTAGCGATTGTAGCGTTGGTGATACTGGCAGCTGGTACTACGCTGAAACCACAGATCACCGCCTTCTTCACCAAGATCACCACCGCTGTTACGCCACCGTAA